A single region of the Rhodococcus sp. W8901 genome encodes:
- a CDS encoding ABC1 kinase family protein has protein sequence MADKVPTSRLVRGSKLGQVAAGRAIRSAGTRVSMVGRSEEVRARLAEKSAIAAADQLVTVLGSMKGVAMKLGQMLSILDLDLVPEEHREEFQRKLAALRDQAPTTSFETMRDVIEADYGRPLGDVFAEFDPEAVAAASIGQVYRARLHDGRDVAVKVQYPGIDAAIRADMKNLTMFLKIWKSTVPTLSTPALLNELRLNFEGELDYEREALTQRKIAQLYANHPFIAVPDSVPELSTHRVLVSEFFGGTGFAGIRELPQRERNRIGEIIFRFYIGSLYRYHEFCGDPHPGNVLLGDDGRVGFVDFGLFNSMDAEHVEFEKSCLRAATEGRKDDLHALMVQRGVISPAAEVTPDECLDYVYAAAEWNLVDADIAITPEMASTGFLLAIDPRASEFSGMKTQSLPPEHLFSRRADFLTFGVLGQLDASANWHRIGREWVYDDPAATELGAAEEQWRLTL, from the coding sequence TTGGCCGACAAGGTTCCCACGTCCCGCCTCGTGCGGGGCTCGAAGTTAGGCCAGGTCGCCGCCGGTCGCGCCATCCGTAGCGCCGGCACCCGGGTGTCGATGGTCGGCCGGTCCGAGGAGGTCCGCGCGCGCCTGGCGGAGAAGTCCGCGATCGCCGCCGCCGACCAGCTCGTCACGGTCCTCGGGAGCATGAAGGGCGTGGCGATGAAGCTGGGCCAGATGCTGTCGATCCTCGATCTCGACCTCGTTCCCGAGGAGCACCGGGAGGAGTTCCAGCGCAAGCTCGCGGCACTGCGGGATCAGGCGCCGACGACGTCGTTCGAGACGATGCGCGATGTGATCGAGGCCGACTACGGACGCCCCCTCGGCGACGTCTTCGCGGAGTTCGACCCCGAGGCCGTGGCCGCCGCGTCGATCGGTCAGGTCTACCGGGCCCGGCTGCACGACGGCCGCGACGTCGCGGTCAAGGTGCAGTACCCGGGCATCGACGCCGCGATCCGCGCCGACATGAAGAACCTCACGATGTTCCTCAAGATCTGGAAGTCGACGGTTCCGACGTTGTCGACGCCCGCGCTGCTGAACGAGTTGCGCCTCAATTTCGAGGGCGAGCTGGACTACGAGCGCGAGGCACTCACCCAGCGCAAGATCGCGCAGTTGTACGCGAACCACCCCTTCATCGCGGTCCCGGACAGCGTTCCGGAGCTGAGCACCCACCGCGTGCTGGTGAGCGAGTTCTTCGGCGGCACCGGTTTCGCCGGCATCCGCGAACTCCCCCAGCGGGAGCGAAACCGGATCGGCGAGATCATCTTTCGCTTCTACATCGGTTCGCTGTACCGCTATCACGAGTTCTGCGGAGACCCGCATCCCGGAAACGTGCTGCTCGGGGACGACGGCCGTGTGGGGTTCGTGGACTTCGGACTGTTCAACAGCATGGACGCCGAGCACGTCGAGTTCGAGAAGAGCTGCCTGCGCGCGGCGACCGAGGGCCGCAAGGACGACCTGCACGCGCTGATGGTGCAGCGCGGTGTCATCTCTCCTGCGGCGGAGGTGACGCCGGACGAGTGCCTCGACTACGTCTACGCCGCTGCGGAATGGAACCTGGTGGACGCCGACATCGCGATCACCCCGGAAATGGCGAGCACGGGCTTCCTGCTGGCGATCGACCCGCGCGCGTCGGAGTTCTCGGGCATGAAGACCCAGAGCCTGCCTCCCGAGCATCTGTTCTCGAGGCGGGCCGATTTCCTCACGTTCGGGGTTCTGGGCCAACTCGACGCGAGCGCCAACTGGCACCGCATCGGCCGGGAGTGGGTGTACGACGATCCGGCGGCCACCGAACTCGGTGCGGCCGAGGAGCAGTGGAGACTCACCCTCTGA
- a CDS encoding heparin-binding hemagglutinin: protein MTDPKIIENVKTPFYAAVGTGDLVVQAVADVVSQVRSRAENTNTDMSERIEEARERWANLPGEVSEGVEQLRERLAALPSELPEELAELRERFTADELRKVAEAYLKVASDLYVSLAERGEETVDRIRKQPAVEEQLGRAEAVFGDAVELTEEALGTVARQTRELGEQAAKLAGRAAGRISDAADEAAVVLSETSDSVAERLSETGDSVASRVVGAGERAEATSEAAAGRVEAAAPKATPAPAKKATPAPAAKKAAPAKAAAPKPAPAKTTPAAAAKKAPAAKKAPTKKTTD, encoded by the coding sequence ATGACTGATCCGAAGATCATCGAAAACGTGAAGACCCCGTTCTACGCCGCCGTCGGTACCGGTGACCTCGTGGTCCAGGCCGTCGCCGACGTCGTGTCCCAGGTGCGCTCGCGCGCCGAGAACACCAACACCGACATGTCCGAGCGCATCGAGGAGGCCCGCGAGCGCTGGGCCAACCTGCCCGGCGAGGTGTCCGAGGGCGTCGAGCAGCTGCGCGAGCGGCTCGCCGCGCTGCCGTCCGAGCTGCCCGAGGAGCTCGCCGAGCTGCGCGAGCGCTTCACCGCCGACGAGCTGCGCAAGGTCGCCGAGGCGTACCTGAAGGTGGCGTCCGACCTGTACGTCTCTCTGGCCGAGCGCGGCGAGGAGACTGTCGACCGCATCCGCAAGCAGCCGGCCGTCGAGGAGCAGCTGGGGCGCGCCGAGGCCGTCTTCGGCGACGCCGTCGAACTGACCGAGGAAGCACTCGGCACCGTGGCTCGTCAGACCCGCGAACTCGGAGAGCAGGCCGCCAAGCTCGCCGGTCGCGCGGCCGGCCGCATCAGCGACGCCGCCGACGAGGCTGCCGTGGTGCTGTCGGAGACCAGCGACAGCGTCGCGGAACGCCTGTCCGAGACCGGCGACTCGGTCGCCAGCCGCGTCGTGGGCGCCGGTGAGCGTGCGGAGGCCACGTCGGAGGCTGCCGCCGGGCGGGTCGAGGCCGCAGCACCGAAGGCCACCCCGGCTCCCGCGAAGAAGGCCACGCCCGCACCCGCGGCGAAGAAGGCTGCGCCGGCCAAGGCTGCGGCTCCCAAGCCTGCCCCTGCCAAGACCACCCCGGCTGCCGCCGCGAAGAAGGCCCCGGCCGCCAAGAAGGCTCCGACGAAGAAGACCACGGACTGA
- a CDS encoding DUF4873 domain-containing protein has protein sequence MTDFTDPRDEHHDDEPAGYRGPAQVTVGGHRPVIVDVELSGNFEPISGRFVWRGRVRELTAALGGDVAVPAGTELTIGTAEGTGVAAVSDLDLWGSHMVDGLTRPPFPVMEDTEGLL, from the coding sequence GTGACCGACTTCACCGACCCGCGCGACGAGCACCACGACGACGAACCGGCCGGCTACCGGGGCCCCGCCCAGGTCACCGTCGGCGGGCATCGTCCCGTCATCGTCGACGTCGAACTCTCGGGCAACTTCGAGCCCATCAGCGGTCGGTTCGTGTGGCGCGGGCGCGTCCGCGAACTGACGGCCGCGCTCGGTGGCGACGTCGCCGTGCCCGCCGGGACGGAATTGACGATCGGCACCGCGGAGGGCACCGGCGTGGCCGCGGTCAGCGACCTGGACCTGTGGGGCAGCCACATGGTCGACGGGCTGACCCGGCCCCCTTTCCCCGTCATGGAGGACACCGAGGGGCTGCTCTAG
- a CDS encoding DUF445 domain-containing protein, whose translation MKAIATGFLVFATVVYLFCRWQESRGAGAWVGYVRAASEAGMVGALADWFAVTALFRHPLGLKIPHTAIIKRKKDQLGESLSNFVGDNFLAPEVVSAKVENAQIPLRVGTWMAEPAHAQRVAAETATLLRGVVEVLNDDDVTAIIDNTIVRRIAEPDWGPPIGKVLAELLRENRQMPLLDLLAERAHQWALNSQETIDRIISRDSPSWSPKFVDAMLGEKIYRELVEFTWKVRSNPEHEVRLAANRFLIDFADDLQNDPATIAKAESIKAEIMGREEITGLAAATWRVTKRLIMESVDDPDSTLRRKVAENVASLGERLRDDATLRAKVDGWLLSGTRYVAENYTDEITAIITETVQRWDAEEASRKIELQVGRDLQFIRINGTVVGALAGLAIYTISQLMFG comes from the coding sequence ATGAAGGCGATCGCGACCGGATTCCTGGTGTTCGCGACCGTCGTCTACCTCTTCTGCCGATGGCAGGAGTCCCGCGGTGCGGGCGCGTGGGTCGGGTACGTCAGGGCGGCGTCCGAGGCCGGTATGGTCGGCGCGCTCGCCGACTGGTTCGCGGTGACCGCGCTGTTCCGGCATCCGCTGGGGCTGAAGATCCCGCACACCGCGATCATCAAACGGAAGAAGGATCAGCTGGGGGAGAGCCTCAGCAACTTCGTCGGCGACAACTTCCTGGCCCCCGAGGTGGTGTCGGCGAAGGTCGAGAACGCGCAGATCCCACTGCGGGTCGGCACGTGGATGGCCGAGCCCGCGCACGCACAGCGCGTCGCGGCCGAAACCGCGACCCTGCTGCGCGGCGTGGTCGAGGTCCTCAACGACGACGACGTCACCGCGATCATCGACAACACCATCGTCCGACGGATCGCCGAGCCCGACTGGGGGCCGCCGATCGGCAAGGTCCTCGCCGAGCTGCTGCGCGAGAACCGGCAGATGCCGCTGCTGGACCTGCTGGCCGAGCGCGCGCACCAGTGGGCGTTGAACAGCCAGGAGACGATCGACCGCATCATCAGCCGGGATTCGCCGTCGTGGTCGCCCAAGTTCGTCGACGCGATGCTCGGCGAGAAGATCTACCGCGAGCTCGTCGAGTTCACGTGGAAGGTCCGGTCCAACCCCGAACACGAGGTGCGGCTGGCGGCCAACCGCTTCCTGATCGACTTCGCGGACGACCTCCAGAACGACCCGGCCACGATCGCGAAGGCCGAGTCGATCAAGGCCGAGATCATGGGCCGCGAGGAGATCACCGGACTCGCCGCCGCGACATGGCGGGTCACCAAGCGGCTCATCATGGAATCCGTCGACGACCCCGACAGCACGCTGCGCCGCAAGGTCGCCGAGAACGTCGCGAGCCTGGGTGAGCGCCTCCGGGACGACGCCACGCTGCGCGCCAAGGTCGACGGCTGGTTGCTCTCCGGCACCCGGTACGTCGCCGAGAACTACACCGACGAGATCACCGCGATCATCACCGAGACCGTGCAGCGGTGGGATGCCGAGGAGGCGAGCCGCAAGATCGAGCTGCAGGTCGGTCGGGATCTGCAGTTCATCCGCATCAACGGCACCGTGGTCGGTGCCCTCGCGGGCCTGGCGATCTACACGATCTCGCAGCTCATGTTCGGCTGA
- a CDS encoding TetR/AcrR family transcriptional regulator: MWRNPVPKQTADLQTTESETTGKSEKPDGRKRRWREHKIARREELVDGTIAAIRSRGRDIGMDDIASEIGVSKTVLYRYFTDKNDLTSATMMRYVETILAPRMYEAIGEDLDEYDLTRVAISAYVETVAADPDVYLYVMANSSGPNRDVVADSERMIAELLATVLGERLRSMDMDSGGSVPWAYGVVGAVQLATHWWISNKSMSTDDLIDYLVMMTWGGIAGIAASNGSPARFKSVPHPLREKPDQTD; encoded by the coding sequence ATGTGGCGAAACCCAGTGCCGAAGCAAACCGCAGATCTACAGACAACCGAGTCCGAGACGACCGGCAAGAGCGAGAAGCCCGACGGGCGCAAGCGTCGTTGGCGCGAACACAAGATCGCGCGCCGCGAGGAACTCGTGGACGGCACGATCGCGGCCATCCGCTCCCGGGGCCGCGACATCGGCATGGACGACATCGCGTCGGAGATCGGCGTCTCCAAGACGGTGCTGTACCGCTACTTCACCGACAAGAACGACCTCACCAGCGCGACCATGATGCGATACGTCGAGACGATTCTCGCGCCGCGCATGTACGAGGCGATCGGCGAGGATCTCGACGAGTACGACCTCACTCGTGTCGCGATCTCGGCCTACGTCGAGACGGTCGCGGCGGACCCGGACGTCTATCTGTACGTGATGGCCAACAGCTCGGGGCCCAATCGCGATGTGGTCGCCGACTCCGAGCGGATGATCGCGGAGCTGCTCGCGACGGTGCTCGGCGAGCGGCTGCGGAGCATGGACATGGACTCCGGCGGATCCGTGCCGTGGGCGTACGGCGTGGTGGGTGCGGTCCAGCTGGCGACGCACTGGTGGATCTCGAACAAGTCGATGTCGACGGACGACCTCATCGACTACCTGGTGATGATGACGTGGGGCGGCATCGCGGGCATCGCGGCGTCCAACGGGTCGCCGGCGCGGTTCAAGTCGGTGCCGCATCCGCTACGCGAGAAGCCGGACCAGACCGACTGA
- a CDS encoding flavin-containing monooxygenase: MAPTPRSAATDNSAQTFDADACVVGAGPAGLAAGKAMADRGITFDWFEKGSMVGGLWRIDNDNDDSAAYETLHLNSSRPLTQYPSYPMPEHWPDFPHHTLMAQYFQKFAEDNGLVERITFRSPVTRIEPLPGDGLPGRQGWAVTTDGGRTRTYRSVSVATGHHGVPKQPQFAGSFSGRSLHAHEYVEPSMFEGRDVLVVGVGNSGMDISCEASRVARNVYLSTRHGVHVIPKYAFGRPIDQFTSPLFAYIPFPVERKLYEMLIRLSTGRPQDRGLPKPDHRLLSAHPTVSSELYDRVGHGDITIKPDVDRLDGDSVRFVDGSREHVDVVVYATGYRVSLPFLAPDVYDPAGNSMPLYQRVLTPDRPGLFFIGFIQTVGSNISLVELQSDWVGDLITGASQLPSDAEMRDWIATDQAALAHRYVRSERHTMQVDFWRYRRALKEARSRKKNPTLVERLTRPLLGLR, translated from the coding sequence ATGGCACCCACTCCACGCAGCGCGGCCACCGACAACTCCGCACAGACCTTCGACGCGGACGCCTGCGTCGTCGGGGCGGGTCCCGCGGGCCTGGCCGCAGGCAAGGCGATGGCCGACCGAGGCATCACATTCGACTGGTTCGAGAAGGGGTCGATGGTCGGCGGCCTGTGGCGCATCGACAACGACAACGACGACTCAGCGGCGTACGAGACCCTGCACCTCAACAGTTCGCGGCCGCTGACCCAGTACCCGTCGTACCCGATGCCCGAGCACTGGCCCGACTTCCCGCACCACACCCTGATGGCGCAGTACTTCCAGAAGTTCGCCGAGGACAACGGACTCGTGGAGCGCATCACGTTCCGATCGCCGGTGACGCGGATCGAACCGCTGCCCGGTGACGGACTCCCTGGCCGTCAGGGGTGGGCGGTCACGACCGACGGCGGTCGGACCCGCACCTACCGCTCCGTGTCGGTGGCGACCGGACACCACGGTGTGCCCAAGCAACCGCAGTTCGCCGGCTCGTTCTCGGGCCGGTCCCTGCACGCGCACGAGTACGTGGAACCGTCGATGTTCGAGGGCAGGGACGTCCTCGTCGTCGGCGTCGGCAACTCAGGGATGGACATCTCGTGCGAGGCGTCGCGGGTGGCCCGCAACGTGTACCTGTCGACGCGGCACGGGGTTCATGTGATCCCGAAGTACGCCTTCGGTCGGCCCATCGACCAGTTCACGTCCCCGCTCTTCGCGTACATCCCCTTTCCCGTGGAACGCAAGCTCTACGAGATGCTCATCCGGCTCAGCACCGGCCGGCCGCAGGACCGCGGGCTCCCGAAGCCGGACCACCGGCTACTGAGCGCGCACCCCACGGTGTCCTCGGAGCTGTACGACCGGGTCGGGCACGGCGACATCACGATCAAGCCCGACGTCGACCGTCTCGACGGCGACAGCGTTCGTTTCGTCGACGGCAGTCGCGAGCACGTCGACGTCGTCGTGTACGCGACCGGTTACCGGGTGTCGTTGCCGTTCCTCGCCCCGGACGTGTACGACCCCGCCGGAAACTCGATGCCGCTGTATCAACGGGTGCTGACGCCGGATCGGCCCGGCCTGTTCTTCATCGGCTTCATCCAGACGGTGGGATCGAACATTTCGCTGGTAGAGCTCCAGTCGGACTGGGTGGGCGATCTGATCACGGGAGCCTCGCAGCTCCCGTCCGACGCCGAGATGCGGGACTGGATCGCTACCGATCAGGCCGCGCTCGCGCACCGATACGTCCGGTCCGAGCGCCACACGATGCAGGTCGATTTCTGGCGCTATCGGCGCGCGCTGAAGGAAGCCCGGTCCCGGAAGAAGAACCCGACGCTGGTCGAACGTCTCACCCGCCCGCTCCTCGGCCTGCGTTGA
- a CDS encoding tyrosine-protein phosphatase: protein MIPIDAPGTYNVRDAACGPVGSGRLFRSAALDRLEPAGVDALLSTGIRTVVDLRDESEKNPSSTARSWNVVGIPLYDPAFGAPSHGDIDSVYRGLLHDRGHRIVDALRAIAQSPGPVLVHCTAGKDRTGLVVAVALTAVGSPEADVLADYALSGNQVRPHREKAARQLLAQRELDEHERQQSLELHLESPAPALERALAELRDVYGSVDDYLRAHGFTDTDLAALRDRLCGGQRLTVLHVSDVHATASGALYRRVDGTDRLRQVTDTVLGSALRPDAVVITGDLCQSGEFDAYPRLAEAVEDMRARLGCPVLPVPGNHDHPDLFAATFGADRVVEARGYRIVGLDTSTGSLPDSEIDWLVATLAEPTAAGTVLAMHHPPIRAAAAALVGRELAAPERLACALRGTDVRVILAGHFHHPMSGALGDIPVWVGGSLAYLQDTGASAGTVVGLDSPSFSVLRLDDQGSSCVPIPLTDPDVLFRAAPGTTVVPERRRRPVPAALPYDPPFQKQPIRSSK, encoded by the coding sequence TTGATTCCGATCGATGCGCCGGGCACGTACAACGTGCGCGACGCCGCTTGCGGCCCGGTGGGATCCGGCAGGCTTTTCCGCTCCGCAGCGCTCGACCGACTCGAGCCGGCCGGCGTGGACGCCCTGCTGTCGACGGGCATCCGCACCGTCGTGGATCTGCGTGACGAATCCGAGAAGAACCCGAGCTCGACCGCACGGTCCTGGAACGTCGTCGGGATCCCGTTGTACGACCCGGCGTTCGGCGCCCCGTCGCACGGGGACATCGATTCGGTGTATCGCGGACTTCTCCACGACCGCGGTCACCGGATCGTCGACGCGCTGCGGGCGATCGCCCAGTCACCCGGGCCAGTTCTGGTCCACTGCACGGCCGGCAAGGATCGCACCGGTCTGGTGGTGGCCGTCGCTCTCACCGCGGTCGGCTCACCTGAGGCGGACGTCCTCGCCGATTACGCGTTGTCCGGCAACCAGGTTCGTCCGCACCGCGAGAAGGCCGCGCGGCAGTTGCTGGCGCAGCGGGAACTCGACGAGCACGAACGGCAGCAGAGCCTGGAACTGCATCTCGAGTCACCTGCCCCCGCACTCGAACGCGCGCTGGCCGAACTCCGCGACGTGTACGGCTCGGTGGACGACTACCTGCGCGCCCACGGCTTCACGGACACCGATCTCGCGGCGCTGCGGGATCGCCTGTGCGGCGGGCAACGGCTGACCGTGCTCCACGTCTCCGACGTACACGCGACCGCGAGCGGTGCGCTGTACCGGCGCGTCGACGGCACCGACCGTCTCCGGCAGGTGACGGACACCGTCCTGGGCTCGGCTCTTCGGCCCGACGCGGTCGTGATCACCGGAGATCTCTGTCAGTCAGGAGAATTCGACGCCTATCCACGACTGGCCGAGGCCGTCGAGGACATGCGCGCACGACTCGGCTGCCCGGTCCTGCCGGTACCCGGAAACCACGATCACCCCGATCTGTTCGCAGCCACGTTCGGCGCCGACCGCGTCGTCGAGGCCCGCGGATATCGAATCGTGGGTCTCGACACCAGCACCGGGTCGCTTCCGGACAGCGAGATCGACTGGCTCGTCGCCACTCTCGCTGAACCCACTGCCGCGGGGACGGTCCTCGCGATGCACCATCCCCCGATCCGGGCCGCCGCGGCCGCGCTCGTGGGCCGCGAACTCGCCGCACCCGAGCGACTCGCATGCGCCCTGCGCGGCACCGACGTCCGGGTGATCCTCGCCGGGCACTTCCACCACCCGATGAGCGGGGCCCTCGGCGACATCCCGGTCTGGGTGGGAGGTTCCCTGGCCTACCTGCAGGACACCGGCGCCAGCGCAGGCACGGTGGTCGGCCTGGACTCGCCGTCGTTCTCGGTTCTGCGTCTCGACGACCAGGGTTCGAGTTGCGTGCCGATTCCCCTGACCGACCCGGACGTGCTGTTCCGGGCCGCACCCGGAACGACCGTCGTCCCCGAGCGTCGCCGTCGCCCCGTTCCCGCTGCACTGCCCTACGACCCACCGTTCCAGAAACAGCCGATCAGGAGTTCGAAATGA
- a CDS encoding DUF2516 family protein: MTIAGGLIGLILFALKLVALAGAAFAIFHAARQRKDAFTAVDKLSKPIWLGILVAALLVVFLFGPVNMLGLIGVVAICVYLVDVRPRVDDIQRGPRW; this comes from the coding sequence GTGACTATCGCTGGCGGTCTCATCGGTCTGATCCTGTTCGCGCTGAAGCTGGTTGCCTTGGCCGGGGCTGCCTTCGCGATTTTTCATGCGGCGCGGCAGCGCAAGGACGCGTTCACTGCGGTGGACAAGTTGAGCAAGCCGATCTGGCTCGGCATCCTGGTGGCCGCCCTGCTCGTGGTGTTCCTGTTCGGCCCAGTCAACATGCTCGGACTCATCGGAGTGGTCGCCATCTGCGTGTACCTCGTCGACGTCCGCCCGCGGGTCGACGACATCCAGCGTGGACCTCGCTGGTAG
- a CDS encoding MurR/RpiR family transcriptional regulator, whose protein sequence is MLQHMSGGVETPQSPTLARIRAGLTTLGPREQLVARAILSRPQAVVDMSTAELAALSGTSPATVIRGCQRLGFRGFQHLRLELARVSSSESGTPSTPLDEAFSAASDALVATRANVDGDAFDRAVTSLIRADRVLMLGNGFSSPPIQDAALRFVTAGRSVEAPVDILAQQFSARLLAAGDTCLAVSYSGANTHTLRACTAAADRGATVIAVTSYAHSPLTRLADPVLWAGAGLRENDADSFASRISQSVILYALHRAILCHPESRPLDSAAREVVADALSEDLPSA, encoded by the coding sequence ATGCTGCAACACATGTCGGGTGGCGTGGAGACGCCGCAGAGTCCCACCCTCGCACGGATCCGGGCAGGTCTGACGACCCTCGGCCCGCGCGAGCAACTCGTGGCCCGGGCGATCCTGTCCCGACCGCAGGCCGTGGTGGACATGTCGACAGCCGAGTTGGCCGCGCTGTCGGGGACGTCGCCGGCGACGGTGATCCGCGGGTGTCAGCGTCTGGGGTTCCGCGGATTCCAGCACCTGCGCCTCGAACTGGCGCGGGTGTCGTCCAGCGAGTCGGGGACTCCGTCGACACCGTTGGACGAGGCCTTCTCGGCGGCGAGCGACGCTCTGGTGGCAACTCGCGCGAACGTCGACGGCGACGCCTTCGACCGGGCCGTCACGTCGCTGATTCGCGCCGACCGGGTTCTCATGCTCGGAAACGGGTTCTCCTCCCCTCCCATCCAGGACGCGGCACTGCGCTTCGTCACCGCGGGTCGCAGTGTCGAGGCACCCGTCGACATTCTGGCCCAACAGTTCTCGGCTCGACTCCTCGCGGCCGGTGACACCTGCCTCGCGGTGAGCTACTCCGGCGCGAACACGCACACGCTGCGGGCCTGCACGGCGGCAGCCGACCGCGGCGCGACGGTGATCGCGGTGACCAGCTACGCGCATTCCCCCTTGACACGTCTCGCCGACCCCGTCCTATGGGCCGGAGCCGGTCTGCGCGAGAACGACGCCGATTCGTTCGCCAGCCGGATCAGCCAGTCCGTCATCCTGTACGCGCTGCACCGCGCGATCCTGTGCCACCCCGAGTCGAGGCCACTGGACTCCGCGGCGCGTGAGGTGGTCGCCGACGCACTGAGCGAAGATCTGCCGTCGGCGTGA
- a CDS encoding helix-turn-helix domain-containing protein encodes MADEPDDMSGAARVVSNAAQDIGSFIRSQREAAQVSLRQLAQLAGVSNPYLSQIERGLRKPSADVLAQIAKGLRVSSEVLYMQAGFLEQRPHSPVRDALLADGAITERQKQVLLEIYESFCRENDPKQSESADQAPGGVADSDDEEHEIADPLDRRSEND; translated from the coding sequence ATGGCCGACGAGCCCGACGACATGAGTGGTGCCGCGCGAGTCGTGAGCAACGCTGCTCAGGACATCGGCAGCTTCATCCGTTCACAGCGGGAAGCGGCGCAGGTGTCCTTACGTCAGCTCGCACAACTCGCCGGCGTCAGCAATCCCTATCTGAGTCAGATCGAACGCGGACTGCGAAAGCCGTCCGCCGACGTCCTCGCTCAGATCGCGAAGGGTTTGCGGGTGTCGTCCGAGGTCCTGTACATGCAGGCCGGATTCCTCGAACAACGCCCACACAGCCCGGTCCGGGACGCGCTACTGGCCGACGGTGCCATCACCGAGCGGCAGAAGCAGGTGCTCCTCGAGATCTACGAGTCGTTCTGTCGCGAGAACGACCCGAAACAGTCCGAATCCGCCGATCAGGCTCCGGGGGGTGTGGCCGACTCGGACGACGAAGAGCACGAGATCGCAGATCCACTCGACAGGAGATCCGAGAATGACTGA